Proteins encoded together in one Labrus bergylta chromosome 20, fLabBer1.1, whole genome shotgun sequence window:
- the tnfrsf11a gene encoding tumor necrosis factor receptor superfamily member 11A, whose amino-acid sequence MRLKSSKSWIVRGWMTCVLVSFYAENAVSKSVQCDETEYLKGSRCCKKCEPGRRVFSDCTESEQTKCIKCNRGEYQPGLTDKTRCLQQKFCDPVKGFLSRPENLIAEEPCRCRAGLQCYPINCEYCERIPTCSAGYGLEVDTESTHERKICVECKKGFFSADNSVDQCKPWTNCKAQGRRETQPGSPQADAMCGPPVSVAAPSWVIVSVLSVITVLCLLILLLFCYKDKLKLLSVNLRSCVQNLKRTRIQQDTLAPLYHSGGPGGPKCTPCEMSKLICQAPHSPTDEPPCPFPTAAPEVKVSLPPTEVEETKAKAVMEEQSEGSGEPEEVSEEEEEEVGSVSPLLVGSCVCAIPVREPLEVGENEDCSQVVSSGATGTCSCGGLDGERDGDESRKEEKSDSLTADNSETKINPSKSETGVASLVSLSPPLLHTSSIIPPSCPIPELCLPLSQAKVKPEFKPHLTDRSLVKQEDLYRLTSTDLTSKTNSVTSPMTSVSPLMTSASVGDLYLDKSCEASSPEQSQGLSWGENRGNKLSSVESELDCSPESLHSQLAEPTLTSGQVSGNNNTTFISSGKVMNFSGDVIVVYVSQTSLGSDGMEQDAAFGSPVQEEANETATFFQSSQMSQGDSYSHRTLQEETLPVQEVMVERQMDK is encoded by the exons atgaGATTGAAGAGCTCCAAAAGTTGGATTGTCCGAGGCTGGATGACGTGCGTCCTCGTCAGCTTTTACGCAGAG AATGCAGTCTCCAAATCTGTCCAGTGTGATGAAACTGAATACCTAAAAGGCTCCAGATGCTGCAAGAAGTGTGAACCAg GCCGCCGTGTGTTTTCTGACTGTACTGAGTCCGAGCAGACGAAATGCATCAAATGTAATCGTGGTGAATATCAGCCTGGCTTGACTGACAAGACGCGCTGTCTTCAGCAAAAGTTCTGTGACCCAG TGAAGGGTTTTCTGTCGAGGCCTGAGAACCTCATTGCAGAGGAGCCGTGTCGCTGCCGTGCTGGCCTCCAATGCTACCCCATCAACTGTGAGTACTGTGAGAGAATCCCCACCTGCAGCGCTGGATATGGACTGGAGGTGGACACTG AGTCTACTCATGAAAGGAAAATCTGTGTTGAATGTAAAAAAGGCTTCTTCTCTGCTGACAACAGCGTCGACCAGTGCAAACCATGGACTAA TTGTAAGGCTCAAGGCAGGCGTGAAACACAGCCAGGCAGCCCTCAGGCTGATGCAATGTGTGGACCACCTGTCTCTG TGGCTGCGCCCTCCTGGGTGATAGTGTCTGTGTTGTCAGTCATCACTGTTCTGTGTCTCCTcatcctgctcctcttctgctACAAGGACAAACTCAAGTTACTCTCTG TGAATCTACGGTCCTGTGTCCAGAATCTGAAGAGGACGAGGATACAACAG GATACCTTGGCCCCTCTCTACCACAGTGGAGGCCCTGGAGGCCCCAAATGCACCCCATGTGAGATGAGCAAACTCATCTGCCAAGCACCCCACAGCCCAACTGATGAGCCCCCATGCCCCTTCCCCACTGCTGCTCCTGAAGTTAAGGTCTCACTGCCCCCAACAGAGGTAGAAGAGACCAAAGCGAAGGCAGTGATGGAGGAACAGAGTGAGGGCTCTGGGGAACCCGAGGAGGTgtcagaagaggaggaggaggaggttgggAGTGTGTCTCCTCTTTTGGTAGGCTCTTGTGTTTGTGCCATTCCAGTGCGGGAGCCATTGGAAGTAGGGGAGAACGAGGACTGTAGCCAGGTGGTGAGCTCCGGGGCTACAGGGACCTGCTCATGTGGAGGTCTagatggagagagggatggagatgAGAGTCggaaagaggagaagagtgaCAGTTTAACTGCGGACAATAGTGAAACAAAGATAAATCCCTCCAAGAGTGAGACAGGTGTTGCTTCTCTtgtttctctttcccctcctctcctccacacctCTTCTATAATCCCTCCTTCCTGTCCCATCCCTGAACTGTGTTTGCCATTGTCTCAGGCTAAGGTGAAACCAGAGTTTAAGCCTCACCTGACTGACAGGTCCCTGGTAAAACAGGAGGACTTATACAGACTGACAAGCACAGATCTCacctcaaaaacaaacagtgtgacCTCCCCGATGACCTCTGTCAGCCCCTTAATGACTTCAGCGTCTGTTGGAGACCTCTACCTGGACAAATCCTGTGAGGCCTCCAGCCCAGAGCAAAGCCAGGGGCTTTCCTGGGGGGAGAACAGGGGGAACAAGCTCTCTTCTGTGGAGTCAGAGCTGGATTGCTCACCCGAGAGCCTCCACAGTCAGCTGGCTGAACCAACTCTTACCTCAG GTCAGGTGTCTGGAAACAACAACACCACCTTCATCTCCAGTGGTAAGGTCATGAACTTTAGTGGGGACGTCATCGTCGTCTACGTCAGCCAGACGTCTCTTGGAAGTGACGGGATGGAGCAGGACGCCGCCTTCGGAAGCCCCGTCCAGGAAGAGGCCAACGAGACGGCCACATTTTTCCAGAGCAGCCAGATGTCACAAGGAGACTCTTATTCCCATAGGACCTTGCAAGAAGAGACACTGCCAGTGCAAGAAGTGATGGTTGAGCGACAAATGGACAAGTGA